The Paenibacillus thermoaerophilus genome contains the following window.
TCTTACGCGAAATTCAGTCTTGGACTATAATCAAGTAAGGAATGGAAGAAAGGGGTGGAAGGATGGAACGAAGAGCTTTCGGCAAGACGGACATGCAGGTCAGCGTCCTCGGCTTCGGCGGCGCGGAGATCGGGTTTGACGGGGTGTCGTTGCCCGTGGTCGAGCGGCTTCTCGGCAGCGCCTTGGACGCGGGGTTAAACGTCATCGACACGGCCGAATGCTACGGGGACAGCGAGGAGCTCATCGGCAAAGCGGTGGGCCACCGCAGAAGCGACTACTATTTGTTTACCAAATGCGGCCATGCCTCCGGATTCGGCTTGCCCGACTGGAGCCCGGAACTGCTTGCGCAAAGCATCGACCGCAGTTTGAAGCGGCTGAACACGGATTATGTCGATCTGATCCAGCTGCACAGCTGTTCGGAGGATATGCTTCGCGAGGGGACGGTCATCGATGTTCTGCAGCGGGCGAAGGAAGCGGGGAAAGCCCGCTACATCGGTTACAGCGGCGACGGCGACGCCGCGTTGTACGCCGTTCAATGCGGGGCGTTTGATTCGCTGCAAACGTCGCTGAATATCGCCGATCAGGAGCCGATCGACCTCACGCTTCCGGAGGCCGTCAGGAGGGGGATGGGAGTTATCGCCAAGCGTCCGATCGCGAATGCGGCTTGGCGGACGGGGTCAAGACCCGACAATCCTTACCACCAGCCGTATTGGGATCGCTTGCAGGAATTGAATTATGACTTCTTGCAGCGCGGCCTCCCGGAGTCGATAGAGACCGCCTTGCGATTCACGCTCAGCCAACCCGGCGTATGCACGATGATCGTCGGAACCTCCAATCCCGAGAGATGGCTGCAGAATGCGGCATATGCGAACAAAGGACCGCTTCCGGAGGAACAGATCGCCTCGATTCGAGCGGTCTGGAAACAAGCGTCCGCAGGGAAAAACTGGAGAGGGCTTACCTGACGAAAGAAGATCTTGCTTAAAGGAAGGACAACGCGATGAGAACCATGAAACTGGGCGTCAGCCCCCTGGAAGTTCCGGTTGTTGCTGTCGGCTGCATGCGCATCAACTCGCTGGACAAGCCCGAAGCGGAACGTTTTATTCGGACAGCGCTGGAAGAGGGAGCGAATTTCTTCGACCACGCGGATATTTACGGCGGCGGCGCCTGCGAAGAACGGTTCGCGGACGCCATCGGCATGAACGATGACATCCGGGAGAAGATCATCCTTCAATCCAAATGCGGCATTCGCAAGGGAATGTTCGATTTCTCGAAAGAACATATTTTGGCGTCGGTGGACGGTATCCTGAAGCGGCTGAGAACGGATTATCTGGACATTCTGCTGCTGCACCGTCCGGATGCGCTCGTCGAGCCGGAGGAAGTCGCCGAGGCGTTCGATGCGCTGGAGAGTTCCGGGAAGGTGCGGTACTTCGGCGTGTCCAACCAGAATCCGATGCAGATCGAACTGCTGAAGAAGTTCGTAAAGCAGCCGATCGTGGCGAACCAACTGCAATTGAGCATCACGAATGCGACCATGATCTCCAACGGCATCAATGTGAACATGCTGAACGAGTCCGCAGTGAACCGGGACGGGAGCGTGCTCGATTACTGCAGATTACACGACATCACCATTCAGCCTTGGTCGCCCTTTCAATACGGTTTCTTCGAAGGCGTGTTCCTCGGGAACGAGAAGTTCCCCGAACTGAACCGGACCATCGACGAGATCGCGGCCAAATATGAAGTG
Protein-coding sequences here:
- a CDS encoding aldo/keto reductase, whose amino-acid sequence is MERRAFGKTDMQVSVLGFGGAEIGFDGVSLPVVERLLGSALDAGLNVIDTAECYGDSEELIGKAVGHRRSDYYLFTKCGHASGFGLPDWSPELLAQSIDRSLKRLNTDYVDLIQLHSCSEDMLREGTVIDVLQRAKEAGKARYIGYSGDGDAALYAVQCGAFDSLQTSLNIADQEPIDLTLPEAVRRGMGVIAKRPIANAAWRTGSRPDNPYHQPYWDRLQELNYDFLQRGLPESIETALRFTLSQPGVCTMIVGTSNPERWLQNAAYANKGPLPEEQIASIRAVWKQASAGKNWRGLT